In Chryseobacterium sp., the genomic window GGAGTTTTTAGAACAGAATCCTGATGTTGAAATTGTCATGGTTTCCCGAAAGAACTTTGAAGCCTTATTTGAGGGGATTCCCAATGTGATATTTAAAGGGATTGACCTGGATGATTATAAAGGTTTCTTTGGGCTAAAAAGGTTAAGCAATGAATTGATCCGGGAGTTTAATCCTGATTATATTGCTAATCTTCATGATGTGATCAGGACTAAGGTTCTGGACAAAATTTACGTAAGAAAAGGGCTTAAAGTTTTTAAAATAAACAAAGGAAAAGAGGAAAAAGAGCATCTTACCGATGTCTGGAATCTGAATAAAGTTCAGTTGAAAAAAACAGTTGAGCGTTATGCAGATGTTTTCAGGGCAATGGGTTTTAAAGTAGAGCTTTCACAAAAACTAAGGCCTCTTTCCGTGCATAAATCAGGAATTGGTTTTGCACCTTTTGCACAGCATAAAGGAAAAATGCTTCCTTTGGAAAAATCATTCGAATTAGCCCGCATTTTAGCTCAGAAACATACCGTATATTTCTTTGGCGGCGGAAAGAAAGAGACGGAAACCCTTGAAAAATGGGAAAGTCAGATTCCCAATACAAAAAGCCTTTCCGGAAAATTAACCTTGACAGAAGAACTCAATACAATTGCAAAACTGGAATTGATGATCTCTATGGATTCTGCCAATATGCATTTGGCAAGTCTTGTAGGAACAAGATGTATTTCCGTATGGGGAGCAACGCATCCATATGCCGGGTTTTTAGGATTTGGACAGAGCGAAGATGATGTCGTTCAGGTAAAAGACCTTACCTGCAGGCCGTGTTCTGTTTTCGGTGATAAAGAATGCTACAGGGGAGACTGGGCCTGTCT contains:
- a CDS encoding glycosyltransferase family 9 protein, which codes for MTRILAYRFSAFGDVAMTAPVFREFLEQNPDVEIVMVSRKNFEALFEGIPNVIFKGIDLDDYKGFFGLKRLSNELIREFNPDYIANLHDVIRTKVLDKIYVRKGLKVFKINKGKEEKEHLTDVWNLNKVQLKKTVERYADVFRAMGFKVELSQKLRPLSVHKSGIGFAPFAQHKGKMLPLEKSFELARILAQKHTVYFFGGGKKETETLEKWESQIPNTKSLSGKLTLTEELNTIAKLELMISMDSANMHLASLVGTRCISVWGATHPYAGFLGFGQSEDDVVQVKDLTCRPCSVFGDKECYRGDWACLEEFDIQKVIEKI